A segment of the Oncorhynchus tshawytscha isolate Ot180627B linkage group LG19, Otsh_v2.0, whole genome shotgun sequence genome:
GACAGGTTCATACGTTGTGCTGTGCCTGTACTATGTAGTACATGGGCTAGGGCACTAGGGCTTTGATTGACAGGTTCATACGTTGTGCTGTGCCTGTACTATGTAGTACATGGGCTAGGGCACTAGGGCTTTGATTGACAGGTTCATACGTTGTGCTGTGCCTGTACTATGTAGTACATGGGCTAGGGCACTTTAAGGCTTTGATTGACAGCTTGTAATAgccgagagagagtgtgtgtggtctggaagtaaagagagaaataaatataCAATAGTGAATGACCTATATACATAATACAATCTGTAATTCACCATAAACAATATGCATTTAATAATAACATGGCTTAATGCTATACAAGACAATACAGCGCCATACAACGTGACTCCACTAATTAGAGATCAAAGGAGTGCCATGTACTACAAAGCATAGTGCCGCCATCTTCGGTACAGGGCTACAACGACACAATGAACAGTGAATTACAATGTAATAGCCACATAAATTATATAGCATACATCtatatatactaaacaaaaatataaacgcaacatgtaaagtattggtcccatgtttcatgagctgaaataaaagatcccagaaatgttctatatgcaaaaaaaaaagcttatttctctcaaattgtgtacacatttgtttacatccattcaatcaaatgtatttataaagccctttttagttcagtcacaaagtgctgtacagaaacccagcctaaaaccccaaacaacaagcaatgcaggtgtagaagcacagtggctaggaaaaactccctagaaaggccagcacctagaaagaaacctagagaggatccaggctatgaggggcggccagtcctcttctggctgtgccgggtagagattataacagaacatggccaagatgttcaaatgttcataaatgaccagcatggtcaaataataataatcacagtggttgtagaaagtgcaacaggtcagcacctcaggagtaaatgtcagttggcttttcatagctgatcattcagagatagagacagcaggtgctgtAGAGAGAgcgagttgaaaacagcagttccgggacaggtagcatgtctggtgaacaggtcagggttccatagccgcaggcagaacagttgaaactggagcagcagcaggtaGACTGGAGACAaccggtggactggggacagccaggagtcatcaggacaGGTAGTCCTGAGCAGGTCctcagagagttagagagagcatacttaaattcatacaggacacAGGATGAgaaaggagaagtactccagataacagactgaccctagccccccgacacaaagtattgcagcataaatactggaggctgggacacgaggggtcaggagacactgtggccccatctgatgatacccccggacggGGCCAACCAAGCAGGATATAAccacacccactttgccaaagcacagccccaacaCACCTAGAGGGATATtttcaaaccaccaacttactaccctgagacaaggccaagtatagcccacaaagatctccccacGGCATGAACACTAGGGGGGCGccaaacccggacaggaagatcacgtcagtgactcaaccaacTCATGTGATGcgcccctcctagggatggcatggaagagtgCCAGTCACTCagtccctgtaatagggttagagacagagaatcccagtggagagaggttaaccggccaggcagagacagcaagggcagtttgtCGCTCCAGgtcctttccgttcaccttcacacccctgtgccagcctacactcaatcataggacctactgaagagatgagtcttcaataaagacttaaaggttgagaccgagtctgcgttgctcacatgggtaggcaggccattccataaaaattgagctctataggagaaagccctgcctccagctgtttgcttagaaattctagggacaataaggaggcctgagtcttgtgaccgtagcgtacgtgtaggtattgacggcaggaccaaatcagaaagataggtgggagcaagcccatgtaatgcttggTAGGTTAACaggaaaaccttgaaatcagccctagctttaacaggaagccagtgtagagaggctagcactggagtaatatgatcaaatttttttgtTCTAgccaagattctagcagccgtatttagcacgaactgaagtttatttagtgctttatccgggtagccggaaagtagagcattgcagtagtctaatctagaactgacaaaagcatggatacatttttctttataatttttggacagaaagttttccatttctgcaatgttacgtagatggaaaaaagctgtccttgaaacagtcttgatatgttcgtcaaaaaagAGATCAAGGGTCCAGAGtcacgccgaggtccttcagttttattcgagacgactgtacaaccatcaagattaattgtcagattcaacagaagatctctttgtttcttgggacctagaactagcatctctgttttgtctgagttttaAAAAATCCGCCATCCATTTCCTTATGTcagaaacacaggcttccaggaaGGGCAATTTTGGCAGCtttaccatgtttcatcgaaatggaCAGCTGTATAttgtccacatagcagtgaaagttaacattattttTCCGAattacatcaccaagaggtaaaatatatagtgaaaacaatagtggtcctaaaacggaaccttgagtaacaccgacatttacagttgatttgtcagaggataaaccattcacaaagacaaactgatatatttccgtgtgtttccaatctctccaaaagaatgtggtgatcgatggtatcaaaagcagcactaaggtctaggagtacgaggacagatgcagagccttggtctgaccaccttcacaagtgcagtctcagtctatgatggggtctaaaaccagactgaagcatttcatatacattgtttgtcttcaggaaggcagtgagttgctgcgcaacagctttttctaaacattttgagaggaagggaagattcgatataggctgatagttttaaaaatattttctgggtcaaggtttggctttttcaagagaggctttcttactgccacttttagtgagtttgctACACATCAGGTGGATAGAGAGCCGCTActgactcaggacaactgagctttggagaaaaaTCTAGAAATgctccctgttagtgaacattttttCTTTGCTatgataagtgtctgctaaatggccaatatgttttttaaaaagtaggCTACAAGCTGTCATGGACTACTAACACTTATGTGCTCACGATTTTGGTATTTCCCTTAGAGGAAGATACCCAAGCTGACCAGCAGGGGGCATCTTCCTCAAACCCCCTGGACTCCCTATACAGAGATGTCCTAAGTGATAGGCGAAAACACACGTCTGTGTCTGTATCAGAGGACTCTGAGCTGAAAACCACAGGACACTCATCTCTACCTCAGCCTGAACCACAAACTGACTTTGAGAAATCACAGAGCTCATGGAAAAGCACTGACCAATCACAAGTCCAGCTTGACTGTAGATCTGATCCATTGAGAAGTGGGATCAAGGACTCTGACCAATCAACTACAATGGACACTTCTGGCCAATCACAAGATCAGGACAGATCTGTACACAAGCAATTGTCAGCTCCAAAGAAGATAAATGTGAGCCAGCCAATTGGGAGTCTGTGTAGTGTGGCAAAGGCGGGGCCTGGGGGTCCGGTGATGGTGCGGGGCGAGGTAGAGGAGGTTCCAGAGGAAGAGATTCAGCAGAACCGGGAAACAGAGGAAGGGATCCGGAGCATACCACGGTTCCACAACTACCAGCCAGGGAAACCATCAAAGGTAGAACCTTCCTCAACGTAACATCAAACTAATTGTGTTTTAGTAACCGTGTTTCCCTGAGAGATAAGAGTATCACTCACTTGTTCTAATGACATTAACCAGACTCGGTTATAAGCTACTCATATTACAGACTAAGAATGAGAAATGAAAAAACTGTCTGAGTTCAGTCTCATGGCTTTGAGATCTGCCACACCACCTTGTTGTTGTCTGGTCCCTGTGGTTGTCCGTAGGTGCTGTGTGTGAAGAACCTGAGTGCCCGTGCCTCTGTGGCCCAGCTGGTGGCGCTATTCTCCAGGTTTGATTGTGACATCACCCAGCCTGTTGTCTACCGCCTACTCACTGGCAGACTGAAGGGACACGCCTTCATCACACTATCAGGTAACACtgacgtgtgcacacacacaaactttgtCAGATGACTGAGtttactctcacacacacacacacacacacacacacacacaagttctcCCTGTAGGCTCAGATTACACGCATGCATACACTCCTCTATATTTAAGGTGACTGACTAACTCATACACACATGCACTCCCTCGCTCTATCTCTAAGCAACACACCAATTCAAATGTGCTTGTTATGTATATACATTGCACAATAACACGTGCTGTAATAATTGTGTATAATATAGTACGGtgattcgaaaagtattcagaccccttgactttttcccacattgtattacattatagccttattcaaaaattgattCAATCTTTTTGtttctcattaatctacacacaatgccccataatgacaaagcgaatacaggtttttaaaaacagaaatactttatttacataagtattcagaccctttgctatgagactcaaaattgagatcaggtgcatcctttttccgttgatcatccttgatgtttctaaaacttgattggagtccacctgtggtaaattcaatagattggacatgatttggaaaggcacacatctgtctatataaggtgccacagttgacagtgcatgtcagagcaaaaaccaagccaggaggtcaaagaaattgtccttagagttccgagacaggattgtcgagccgcagatctggggaagggtaccaaaacatgtatgcagcattgaaggtccccgagaaccaagtggcctccatcattcttcaatgggagaagtttggaaccaccaagactcttcctagagctggccacctgtctaaactgagcaatcgggggagaagggccttggtcagggaggtgaccaagaacccaatggtcagtctgacagagctctggagttcctctatggagactctgcagcactccaccaatcaggcctttatggtagagtctctgagtggcccagtcagagcccggacttgaacccaaacgaacatctctggagagacctgaaaatagctgcgcagcgaTGCtacctatccaacctgacagatcttgagaggatctgcagagaagaatgggagaaactccccaaatacaggtgtgccaagcttgtagcgtcatacccaagaagactcgaggctgtaatcgctgccgaaggtgcttcaacaaagtactgagtacaggGTTGGAATAATAATgtaatgtctaaaaacctgtttttgctttgtccttatgtcctgtgtgtagattgaggaaaaaaatattttatcaattttagaatagggctgaaACTTAATAAAAtgtggagaaagggaaggggtcGGAAAGTTTTCAGAATTCACCATATACTGTCACGCCTTGgttttagtattttgtgttttctttatttatttggtcaggccagggtgtgacatgggtttattttgtggtgtgtttttgtattggggttttagtaggtattgggattgtggctgggtagggttgtctaggaaagtctatggctgcctgaggcggttctcaatcagagtcaggtgattatcgttgtctctgattgggaaccatatttaggtagcccgggtttcactgtgtgtttgtgggtgattgttcctgtctctgtgtttgttgtcacaagataggctgtataggttttcacgttccgtttgttgttttgtagatttaagttatttcatgtatcgttcatcttccattaaagaacatgagtaaccaccacgctgcattttggtccgactctccttcgacggaagaaagccgtaacatatacagtatatactctaccagtcaaaagtttggacacacctactcgttccaggggttttctttatttttacattgtagaataatagtaaagacgtcaaactatgaaatagcatttatggaataatttagtaaccaaaaattgttgaacaaatcaaaatccaatcttttgactggtactgtatatatcatccAAAAATAACATCCTAATATGTAACTGTATTGATATTTCTTATTTTCCCCCCATCACTAATATTGTCGTGTTATACCATTTTCTAGACACCGAAACGTCCCAGAGAGCCTTG
Coding sequences within it:
- the rbm41 gene encoding RNA-binding protein 41 isoform X2; amino-acid sequence: MCCLRCVAKRKCFAPAALYKPFGEQAAGVRSLSQFQALQDGESELASLRELGLTDLEVELWLNRNQPENTEKGHGVCVAPGVRQQRLLVIQDKMDARLELISRPQRFSASLPLSRREMEIEKALFQGNDRLGFLTALYHQEEDTQADQQGASSSNPLDSLYRDVLSDRRKHTSVSVSEDSELKTTGHSSLPQPEPQTDFEKSQSSWKSTDQSQVQLDCRSDPLRSGIKDSDQSTTMDTSGQSQDQDRSVHKQLSAPKKINVSQPIGSLCSVAKAGPGGPVMVRGEVEEVPEEEIQQNRETEEGIRSIPRFHNYQPGKPSKVLCVKNLSARASVAQLVALFSRFDCDITQPVVYRLLTGRLKGHAFITLSDTETSQRALEMVNGYRLLGKPLVIEFGLERRDEKKPKTEREEEKTRECSVPSLSNPSTTDTRYYDRTSTHK